One Bacteroidota bacterium genomic window carries:
- a CDS encoding lipocalin family protein, with product MKKIKTSLFALLMLSAVSATLFSGCKKDKEEETVTPTPAPAPTKTELLTGKNWKVTAINCDPAIDWNGNGVMVTNIYAQLSPCGVDDITVFNTSGSYVLDAKVQCATEPATTTGTWIFNSAQTVITMDAGTANSTDFTILQLDASTLKGTQPMDLGTGVIYTLTVTYSKQ from the coding sequence ATGAAAAAAATCAAAACCTCACTTTTTGCTTTATTAATGCTAAGTGCAGTATCTGCTACCTTGTTTTCGGGATGTAAAAAGGATAAAGAAGAAGAAACTGTGACTCCGACACCTGCACCCGCTCCTACAAAAACGGAATTATTAACCGGAAAAAATTGGAAAGTAACTGCAATCAATTGCGATCCTGCAATTGATTGGAATGGAAATGGCGTTATGGTAACAAATATTTATGCTCAACTTTCACCTTGTGGTGTAGATGATATTACTGTATTCAATACTAGCGGTTCGTATGTGCTTGATGCAAAAGTTCAATGTGCAACTGAGCCTGCTACTACTACTGGGACTTGGATTTTTAATTCTGCACAAACAGTTATTACAATGGATGCAGGTACCGCAAACAGTACTGATTTTACAATTTTGCAGTTGGATGCCAGCACCTTAAAAGGGACTCAACCAATGGATTTGGGAACCGGAGTAATTTACACACTAACTGTTACCTACAGTAAGCAATAA
- the upp gene encoding uracil phosphoribosyltransferase: MIQILGNENSVFNEFIAEIRDEQIQSDRMRFRRNMERMGEIFAYEISKKMHYVTEEVTTSLGTAKVPRLAEQPVVATILRAGIPLHLGILNYFDQADNAFISAYRKHHKDGTFDVQVEYLASPDLEDRILILCDPMLATGTSMVLTFNALLKKGKPKHTHIVSLIASSEGLNYAKLHLPENVSFWMGAVDEELTAQSYIVPGLGDAGDLAFGVKS; this comes from the coding sequence ATGATTCAAATACTTGGGAATGAGAATTCAGTCTTCAACGAATTTATCGCTGAAATTAGGGATGAACAAATTCAAAGTGATCGCATGCGATTTAGAAGAAATATGGAACGCATGGGAGAAATATTTGCCTATGAAATAAGTAAAAAAATGCACTATGTTACCGAGGAGGTCACTACCTCATTGGGAACAGCAAAAGTTCCTCGATTAGCCGAACAGCCTGTTGTTGCTACAATATTACGGGCCGGTATTCCCTTGCATTTAGGAATATTAAATTATTTTGATCAAGCGGATAATGCGTTTATTTCGGCTTACCGAAAACACCATAAGGATGGAACTTTTGATGTACAAGTTGAATACCTTGCTAGTCCTGATTTGGAAGACCGTATTTTAATTTTATGCGATCCAATGCTTGCAACCGGCACATCTATGGTATTAACTTTTAATGCTCTTTTAAAAAAGGGCAAACCCAAGCATACACATATAGTTTCTTTAATAGCGAGTAGCGAAGGGCTTAACTATGCGAAACTTCACTTGCCCGAAAATGTTAGCTTTTGGATGGGAGCTGTAGATGAAGAACTGACAGCACAATCTTACATTGTTCCAGGATTAGGAGATGCAGGGGATTTAGCTTTTGGTGTGAAATCATAA
- a CDS encoding noncanonical pyrimidine nucleotidase, YjjG family: MRYKTIFFDLDHTLWDFESNSNQTLSELITAYNLIDIGIPSEKAFISCYEHINEQLWEDYRKGLIDRLTLRNTRFHKALLEFNINDYELSLKLGEYYLRESPLKKNLFPHALEVLQYLKQRYDLHIITNGFNEVQYIKLEQSNLAPFFKHIITSEDANCKKHEPEIFEYALSLTQSTVSESLMIGDSLAQDIAGARNFGMDQVFFNPQKKIHTEKVSYEIHSLHELRTLL, from the coding sequence ATGCGATACAAAACTATTTTTTTTGATCTTGATCATACTTTGTGGGATTTTGAAAGTAACTCAAATCAAACTCTTAGCGAATTAATTACAGCTTATAATTTGATTGATATAGGCATCCCTTCGGAAAAAGCTTTCATAAGTTGTTATGAGCATATAAACGAGCAATTATGGGAAGATTATCGCAAGGGATTGATCGATAGACTAACCTTGAGAAATACTCGTTTTCACAAGGCTTTACTTGAGTTCAATATCAATGATTATGAGCTCTCTTTGAAATTAGGAGAATATTATTTAAGGGAAAGCCCACTAAAGAAAAATTTATTTCCACATGCTTTAGAAGTATTGCAATACCTAAAACAACGTTACGACTTGCACATTATTACCAATGGATTTAATGAAGTGCAATATATTAAGTTGGAACAATCGAATTTAGCGCCTTTTTTTAAGCATATCATTACCTCAGAAGATGCCAATTGTAAAAAGCACGAACCGGAAATTTTTGAATATGCATTAAGCTTGACTCAATCAACAGTTTCAGAATCGTTAATGATTGGTGATAGTTTAGCTCAAGATATTGCAGGAGCAAGGAATTTTGGGATGGATCAAGTTTTTTTTAATCCGCAAAAAAAAATTCATACAGAAAAAGTGAGTTATGAAATTCACTCTCTGCATGAATTAAGGACATTGTTATAA
- a CDS encoding anhydro-N-acetylmuramic acid kinase, protein MQSSYKVIGAMSGTSLDGLDLAYCEFIKKGKNWKFVLLASETIAYTNAFKKQLAEVDTASALDFVKLDHAFGVFTGKRINAFVRKNKILVDFISSHGHTVFHQPDLGITSQIGNGAAIAAETGFTTVCDFRRLDVALHGQGAPLVPIGDRYLFGNYDYCLNLGGFANVSFENNGKRIAYDICPVNLVLNKLVAERGLSFDKNGILGRKGQVNFKLVEELNSLKYHKKSFPKSLGKEWVLENILPIVDATSLSLEDKLASFYTHIGLQIANSLGTTGNKKVAKVLVTGGGAYNEFLVECIRKNSGIELVIPNPQIIEFKEAIIFAFLGVLRIREQKNCLQSVTGADADSIGGCVYVR, encoded by the coding sequence ATGCAATCGAGCTATAAAGTTATAGGAGCAATGAGTGGAACTTCATTAGATGGGCTGGATTTGGCGTATTGTGAATTTATAAAAAAGGGGAAGAATTGGAAATTTGTTTTACTGGCTTCTGAAACAATTGCTTACACAAATGCTTTTAAAAAGCAGCTTGCTGAAGTAGATACTGCAAGTGCATTGGATTTTGTGAAATTGGACCATGCCTTTGGTGTTTTTACAGGTAAAAGAATAAATGCATTTGTTAGAAAGAATAAAATTTTAGTCGATTTTATTTCCTCTCACGGTCATACAGTTTTTCACCAACCGGATCTAGGAATTACTAGTCAAATAGGTAATGGAGCTGCAATTGCTGCAGAAACTGGATTTACAACTGTGTGTGATTTTCGAAGACTCGATGTAGCATTGCACGGACAAGGAGCTCCACTTGTACCCATTGGTGACAGGTATTTGTTTGGCAATTATGATTATTGCTTAAACTTAGGAGGTTTTGCCAATGTATCTTTCGAGAATAATGGGAAGCGAATTGCCTACGATATTTGTCCTGTAAACCTTGTGCTTAATAAGTTGGTAGCGGAAAGGGGATTAAGTTTCGACAAGAATGGAATATTGGGTAGAAAAGGCCAAGTAAATTTTAAATTGGTTGAAGAGTTGAACAGTTTGAAGTATCATAAAAAGTCGTTTCCAAAGTCCTTGGGAAAGGAGTGGGTACTCGAAAATATACTTCCAATAGTAGATGCTACTTCGTTGAGTTTAGAAGATAAGTTAGCTAGTTTTTATACGCATATTGGCTTACAAATTGCAAATTCATTAGGTACTACCGGTAATAAAAAAGTAGCAAAAGTGCTAGTTACAGGTGGTGGTGCTTACAATGAATTTTTGGTTGAATGTATACGTAAAAATTCCGGAATAGAATTAGTCATTCCGAATCCTCAAATTATAGAATTTAAGGAAGCCATTATTTTTGCTTTTTTAGGGGTATTAAGAATTAGAGAACAAAAAAATTGTCTGCAATCAGTAACAGGTGCTGATGCAGACAGTATTGGTGGATGTGTTTACGTTAGATAA
- a CDS encoding acyl-CoA dehydrogenase — MLFQLSEEQLMIQKAARDFANDVLKPGVIERDEHQKFPADEIKQLGELGFMGMMVNPKYGGGGMDAVSYVLAMEEISKVDASCSVVMSVNNSLVCWGLETFGNEEQKNKYLIPLAKGEQIGAFCLSEPEAGSDATSQRTTAVDKGDYYLLNGTKNWITNGSSASVYLVIAQTYPEKGHHGINAFIVEKGMPGFIVGAKENKLGIRGSDTHSLQFTDVKIPKANRIGEDGFGFKFAMKTLTGGRIGIASQALGIASGAYELALAYSKERKAFGKEISQHQAIQFKLADMATEIEAARMLCLKAAWLKDQHKDYATASAMAKVFASRVAMWVTTEAVQIHGGYGFVKEYHVERLMRDAKITQIYEGTTEVQKIVISRNILS, encoded by the coding sequence ATGCTATTTCAGCTATCAGAAGAACAATTGATGATACAAAAGGCAGCGCGTGATTTTGCCAACGATGTATTAAAGCCCGGAGTTATTGAACGTGATGAACACCAGAAATTTCCTGCCGACGAAATTAAACAACTAGGAGAATTAGGATTTATGGGTATGATGGTTAACCCTAAATACGGTGGAGGCGGTATGGATGCAGTTTCATATGTATTAGCTATGGAAGAAATCAGTAAGGTGGATGCTTCCTGCTCGGTAGTAATGTCGGTGAATAATTCACTGGTTTGCTGGGGCCTTGAAACCTTTGGTAATGAAGAACAAAAAAACAAGTACCTTATACCATTGGCGAAAGGTGAACAAATTGGAGCATTTTGTTTGTCTGAACCAGAAGCCGGCTCGGATGCTACTTCTCAACGCACTACAGCTGTTGATAAAGGAGATTACTATTTATTGAATGGAACCAAAAACTGGATTACAAATGGAAGCAGTGCCTCTGTATATCTTGTGATTGCTCAAACCTATCCTGAAAAAGGACATCATGGTATAAATGCTTTTATTGTTGAGAAAGGGATGCCGGGTTTTATTGTTGGTGCCAAAGAAAACAAATTAGGTATTAGAGGTTCTGATACCCATTCATTGCAATTTACGGATGTTAAAATCCCAAAAGCGAATCGTATAGGTGAAGATGGCTTTGGATTTAAATTCGCTATGAAAACACTTACTGGAGGTAGAATAGGAATTGCTTCCCAAGCTTTAGGTATTGCTTCAGGAGCCTATGAATTAGCGCTTGCCTACTCAAAAGAACGCAAAGCTTTTGGAAAAGAAATATCTCAACATCAGGCTATACAATTCAAATTAGCTGATATGGCTACGGAAATAGAAGCGGCCCGTATGTTATGTTTAAAAGCTGCTTGGTTAAAAGACCAACATAAAGATTATGCTACTGCCAGTGCTATGGCTAAAGTATTTGCTTCACGTGTAGCTATGTGGGTTACTACTGAAGCTGTTCAAATTCATGGAGGCTATGGTTTCGTTAAAGAATACCATGTTGAAAGATTAATGCGAGATGCAAAAATCACCCAAATTTATGAGGGCACAACTGAGGTTCAAAAAATAGTTATCTCACGAAATATACTCTCGTAA